The genomic stretch ATCGCAACGGCAAGGTGTACCGGCAGGTGGTGGTTCGGGAGTCCTACCGGGTGGGCAAAAAGGTGAAGACACGGAATTTGGCCAATTTGAGCCGGCTGCCGGTCGAAACGCAGGAGGTTGTTCGGGCGAGCTTGAAAGGGCAGAAGCTTGTCCCCTTGGAGGGCTTACAGGTGGAGGAGGTGTTGGATTATGGGGGGTTAGTGGTACTGGAAGAGGCATGGCGAAGGTGGGGTCTAGAGGAAGTGCTTGCAGGCGTGAGATCGGAGCGGAAGCGGCGGTTAATCAAGGCGATGATTTTTGGGCGGATTCTTTTTCCCTCTTCGAAGTGTGCGTTGCGGAACATACCAAGGGGGACGGTTTTACCGGAACTCTGCGGGGTGGAAGAAAAGGACTTGGAGGAAGAGGAGCTGTACGGGGCGATGGATGGGTTAAACGGGGTCTGGAGCCAGGTGGAAAAGAAGCTCTATCGCGAAAATTCCCTGCGGGGGACAAGTCTTGTCCTGTATGATCTTCCCCGTGGGTACCTTGAGGGGACAAACCCGCAGGGACTAGCCCGTTACGGACACAGCCGGGACCACCGAGGGGATCCGTGCCCAGTGCTTCTTGCGATTGCGACCAATGCTCAAGGAGTTCCGATCCATGTGGAGGTTTTGCGGGCAAACCGAGCGGATTCGAAGACCCTTGTGGGGTTGCTCGTGACACTCCAACGACGGTTTGGGATCCGGGAGGCAACCTTCGTTTTTGATGGAGGAATGCAAAACCGCAGGAACTTGGCGGCGCTCAAGGAGAGAGGGCTTCCGTATGTCACTCGAACCGACCAGGAAAAGCTCCAAGAACTGGTTCGGGATCTTCCCAAAGATCGCCAGCTTTGCCTTACCGACCGGAGTCAAGTCAGAGAGGTGGAAAGCAATGGGGTTCGATATGTGATTGCTGGAGGAGAATGGCAAGCTTTCAGGGATCGGGCCCAGCGCGAAAGCCGGCTGGCTCGTGCCAAGGAGGTATTGGCCCAGATCACCAAAGGGATCGGGCAAGGAGCCGATCCGGCCAAACTGGGGAGGCGAGTCGGTTGGGTGCTCTCTCGGCTCGAAGCCCACAAATACTTTCAGTACGGGGTCGACCCTGAGGGCCGGTTCTGGTGGAAACTGAACCGGGAGCGGATCCAAGAGGACGAAGCAATCGATGGATGGTATCTCCTGGAGACGAATCTCTCCCCGCCCGAAGCTTCCCCCGCCGAGATCGTCACTCACTATAAGCGACTCGCGGAGGTTGAATCGGCCTTTTCCCAGCTCAAAAGCTCCCTGGAACTCCGTCCCGTGTATCACTGGGGGCCGGCGACCCAAGTCCGCAATCCCATCCGCATCTTTTTCCTGGCGTACTGGCTCACCGCCCGCCTCCGTGCGGAATGGGTCTCGAAAGGCTTCCACGAAGAGGTCTCCCCAACCCTTCGTCGCCTTCAAGCCATCCGCGTAACCCGGCTTTTGTCCGAAGGCAAATGTCAGCGGCGAATGCTTTGCGAATTACCCAGAGAATTAAGCGAGCTAGTCCAAAAACTAGGCCTGCTTCCTCTCTTTTCTCACGGGCCCAAGTGGATCACGTAGGCAGGACGAAACCATTCACTCGTTGGGCTACAGTGACTTACGTTCCAACAGTGTCGCAGGTATGCGAACGGGATCCACTACCTAGAGCTTTGAGCTTCCTCTTGCGAAGATCGCATCCCTCACTCAAGCGACTTGCCTACTCCGGCGCAGGCCTCAGGGATCTCTTTGCACGCATCACCAAAAAAATGGCTTTGGCTTGCTCCTGGCTCTTGCCATTTAGATTCCATCCGATCCGACGAACATCCACTAGATTGCCCAACCGGTCCGTTTCGACCAGCCCTAGATGATCCTCGTCTACGTCGATCCCGACCGATCTGGCAACGCGGCGTGTCACCCGAAAAATGGGTCCGCGGCTCGACCCTGGCCAACACCCCGCCACCCTTTTCTATCCCGCACGAAGCGGTACCTTAGCGGGGATCCCCCCGTTTCCAAACGAGTTCCCCCCTGTCTTGGTTGTCCTGCTGACGATCCGCCTGGCGCCGGGGAGCGCCTGGAGGATCGCCTCCTCGCCGTAGGGCAAGCGCACGCCCTTTAAAAACCACGTATTGGCTCGGGCTCGCCCGTCCGTCCCGCAGTCGCAACCGCAAAAGCCGATAGACTCCCGTCGAGGGATACCGTGGCTTGCCAGGACCGGGCCGGGCGGTCCTCTCCTTCGACCCAAGCACAAGAGAACTGGCTCCTCCGCTCCGGCTTGCCAATCTCCTTCTTTCCAAGGCGGTGTAATCGGCGTAGGCGTTCTTCCAAGGGCAACTTTTTAGGGGAAGAGGCGGCGCGAACCGAGAGAGACGCGCCCGCTCGGCACTCCTGATCGGCCGGGAGCGCGTCAAGCCTGGCCCGCAGGGTGGTTAGCCGCCACTTTGTTATCCAAAACGTCCGGTTCCGGCCTCTTTTCCTCAAGCTTCCGGATGACCGTTTCGATTCTCCGGATCGGCTCCTTAGCTTCCTTCATTAGCTGCGGCTGTCTTCCACCAATCGAAGCAATCTTTCCTTCGAGCGCGAGCCAGAGGGCATGGAAGTTTCGGGCGTCCAAGCCAAACTGCGGCAGGAAGGATAGCTTACATTTCTTGAGCGAAACCCCAGGCTAACTCTGGCAGAAAAAACTCCGCTCCACCGGCCAGCAGAGCGCCGCATCGGTGTTGAGCAACGCCCCCCTTGCTCGGGCGTCACCCGCAGCCCCCTCGGGTAAATGAAAAGAGAGAGTTTGCTTGTGCCATCGCTTCGAGCCTCTTCTTGGAACGCTTCTGCGCGGATTTCTTCTCCGGAAAGCCTCCCACACAATGAAAGGATCTTCCCATGCAGGTCATGCACGATATCGCCCGTCTTCCCATTGGGACCCACCACAAGGATAGATCGACTCTGCGCGGCCAATGCCACTTCCTGGCATTCGAAACCGGAACGCATCAGCCGGTAGCGCTACTCGACCAGGATGACGCCGACCTTCGAATCACCCACCTGCCCTACGAGCCCTCTGCGACGCGTGTTCACCGCGGAGCCGAGGTCCTTAACGGCCCTGACGATCCGCAACTTTTTGCTTGAGAGCCAACTCGGAGAACCCAAGCCAATTGTCTCTCTCTTGATTCTCATTCCCTGCCATGAATAACCTTAAGTGTCCCTATCCTGTTTAGACTTTGGCAACCCCTGCTCCGATGAG from Candidatus Methylacidithermus pantelleriae encodes the following:
- a CDS encoding IS1634 family transposase is translated as MYVREIRTHRNGKVYRQVVVRESYRVGKKVKTRNLANLSRLPVETQEVVRASLKGQKLVPLEGLQVEEVLDYGGLVVLEEAWRRWGLEEVLAGVRSERKRRLIKAMIFGRILFPSSKCALRNIPRGTVLPELCGVEEKDLEEEELYGAMDGLNGVWSQVEKKLYRENSLRGTSLVLYDLPRGYLEGTNPQGLARYGHSRDHRGDPCPVLLAIATNAQGVPIHVEVLRANRADSKTLVGLLVTLQRRFGIREATFVFDGGMQNRRNLAALKERGLPYVTRTDQEKLQELVRDLPKDRQLCLTDRSQVREVESNGVRYVIAGGEWQAFRDRAQRESRLARAKEVLAQITKGIGQGADPAKLGRRVGWVLSRLEAHKYFQYGVDPEGRFWWKLNRERIQEDEAIDGWYLLETNLSPPEASPAEIVTHYKRLAEVESAFSQLKSSLELRPVYHWGPATQVRNPIRIFFLAYWLTARLRAEWVSKGFHEEVSPTLRRLQAIRVTRLLSEGKCQRRMLCELPRELSELVQKLGLLPLFSHGPKWIT